TATCTGTAGGGGAAGAGCTATAGCATCGCTCGTGGTAGCCTACAATTAGCCCTGCGATACTTTTGCGATAGCAAGTCCCTCGCTTATGCCAGTGCCATTGACCTACAAGGCCTGATTGATCTTGATCTAGGCCGCGCTACTAACACTCTAGCAGCTGTCTAAGAAGCATACAGAATCCGAGCGGCACTGGCTCCACTGGATAATGCGCTGCTAGCTGCTAGCTTCGTGAAATCGGCCTTGCGTCCACTGAGCTGGGGCGCGTGGAAGATTCCCGGTGTGTTCTCGAAAAGTCAACTGATATTCGCCTAGCGCATAATAGCGACCGAATCGGGAATCCCTACAGCAACATGGCCAGTTTACTGCTTTGCATGGGAAATGTCGATGCCACCGAAGAGATGCTGAGCCGCTTTCTATCGTTGCAGAGCTTTACAGATGGGACATTTCTCAAATTCGGAAATCCACGGTTCTCAGGGTATGCGTACGCTCTCAGAAAGAACAACTTGTTCATGGCGGCTGACCCAACGGCGGTGACATAGTTTTACTTAGTAGGATCAGACTAGCCCAGAACTGGTACCATGATGCTCTGTGTCTCGCGTTAAAAGCTCTGGATTTCCGGCGGCAATGCCTGGGGGATCACTTGAAAATCTGCGACTCGTTGTACCAGATTGCCTGTCTGTATGAGAAAGGCGAGAAACTTGATTTAGCCGCGTAAACTCTGATTTATTCCCCTGTCTCTGCCATTCTTTGTCAGGCTAACCCAGTCCCTTTCAGTCAACACCTACAAGAGTGCATCAATGTCTCCGAAAAACTCCCATTAATCGAGGGACTGCGACATTTGGCTCGTGTGATAAACAACCTATCGCACATCACGGGAGAGCAAGGAATACGAAAGAAAGCGCCGAAACTTTGTTCGGGCCTTGAGTCTCGGAGTGATATCCGCATACTCTTTCGCACAAAAATCTCAAATTAGAATGTGGGGAAAATCCCTGGTCCTATAATGATGGCTTTGTATTGCCGCCGGGATGGAGCAGCGGCTTGCGGAACATTAGGCGCTGATATGATGATCAACCATTCTAGATCAACGTGAGTGCTATCTCGTGTCCTTGCTATTGGCCAGTGATCGAATGATATGTTTGTATGCGTTTGAGTTGGACAGAAATTACGATGGGAATACAGGATGTCTTGTATTCATACGTACCATATATTGCTAATTTTGTGGTTGTACCTTTGTACATGCGGGTCTGTTTTAAGACGCTGTGTTGGGCATGGAAAATATGTAGTTATACAAAATATTCATTTCACTCAATAGACCACTCGCTATACTACTATATTATATGAGAGATGACGAGTGAATTTAGAAGAAGCTTTAAACTGAAGGCAAAGCGGCAATTCAAGCCTCGTACGTTGAATCCTAACTCATACCGATGCCCTACTAACAGAAGACCAGACAGCAAACAGCACCATTTTGGCAGCAAATCGAAAATATCGATCGCACATCTGACGGCATCAGGAATCTGGAGTAAACATAACCGAGCGCTCAGCTGGTATAATTCATGGCTCGCATTGCAGTTCGTGAATTTGCCGAGTGATCTATTCGGCATCTTCCCTCCACCAAAGGAAAATTGCgatgaagaaaatgaatCGGAAGACTATTGGCAACCGTTCGTCTCTACATTTCTCAGAATAGAGGACCTCATCACATCGTCCGACTCCATCACGATTGATCAGATTATAGCCTTGCTGAAAGATGAGGGTCTTTTAAGGGCAGATGGAACAGAGGGTGATAATGATGAGCGCAATTATCACTATGCCCGGTACTTCGTCTTCTGCGTCCTGGGCTGGCAGACTATGCTTTTCACTCCGACCCCCAAGGGAAGCAGCAATGGTATCCTAGGAGCAGAGACACCGCAGCTCGCAATCGATGAGACGGATGGATGCTGCggatacacccacatgtcgCTACAACAGGATCGCCGCGGCTGTTCCAACGAGCCACTAAGCGAATTTCTAATGGGATTCGGTGTCCTACTCCCCTCCAAAAGCCTCTGTCTTGACGAGGATCCCAATATCCAGCATGCATTCCACAAGCAGACAGAAGTGCACGCGAGGACATTCAATGCGTACTCGTTAAGCGCCGTAGCGGGGCTTCGAATCAAATGGGTGGATGCGCTCGCGTGCCATCTGGAATTCAATTCGACAACGAAAGAAATTTCGCTCTTCCGGTTTCCTTCGTTTTGTCAGTCGTTGCTTCTTGAGTATACGAAGGGTCGTCGGAGGAATGTTATTCATGCTTGTGCAACGACAAGTAGTTCGCGCTCTTACTGGGCTACCGAGGAAGAGGTTAATCAGCTGCTTGTTGAGATACTGCTTTCTTATCGTCTTCTCTTTGGGCAGACGAGGAAGTCGAGAAGCCTTTTCCGTTCGTCCTTAAATCCTTTTATCAAGAATCACTTTGTCAAGAAGGTTGCTTATGATGTGAACGTACGGGATCCGATATTGTCGGCATTATGTGGAACGAAAGATTCTTTTGATAGTATCCTCAGTGGCCTTGTGGAAAAGGATTTATATCATCTTCCGCGCGACTTTCCTATCCTTCGATACCGCATATCAGTCTTGCAGAGATATCTCTCTATCACGACGCCTCGTACATGGCTGCAGCTATGGCGAGACA
This region of Aspergillus chevalieri M1 DNA, chromosome 4, nearly complete sequence genomic DNA includes:
- a CDS encoding uncharacterized protein (COG:S;~EggNog:ENOG410PJZV;~TransMembrane:1 (o434-460i)); amino-acid sequence: MTSEFRRSFKLKAKRQFKPHSKQHHFGSKSKISIAHLTASGIWSKHNRALSWYNSWLALQFVNLPSDLFGIFPPPKENCDEENESEDYWQPFVSTFLRIEDLITSSDSITIDQIIALLKDEGLLRADGTEGDNDERNYHYARYFVFCVLGWQTMLFTPTPKGSSNGILGAETPQLAIDETDGCCGYTHMSLQQDRRGCSNEPLSEFLMGFGVLLPSKSLCLDEDPNIQHAFHKQTEVHARTFNAYSLSAVAGLRIKWVDALACHLEFNSTTKEISLFRFPSFCQSLLLEYTKGRRRNVIHACATTSSSRSYWATEEEVNQLLVEILLSYRLLFGQTRKSRSLFRSSLNPFIKNHFVKKVAYDVNVRDPILSALCGTKDSFDSILSGLVEKDLYHLPRDFPILRYRISVLQRYLSITTPRTWLQLWRDNRDSAGWLTFWAVIAFGVFGSVMAFLQVVLQFVQIIQQ